DNA sequence from the Parasphingorhabdus cellanae genome:
TTCATTGGATCAGGTGAGCGTCAAAAATTCGATCCCTCGCAGGATATGACCGGAAACCTTGGCAAGATTGTCCGGCTTTTCCCCGACGGCAGTGTCCCACAAGATAACCCATTTGTAGGTCAGGACGATGCGCTTCCGGAAATCTGGTCGTTGGGCCACCGTAATATTCTCGGCATGGCTTTTGATGCCGAAGGGCGACTTTGGAACCAGGAAATGGGGCCAAAAGACGGTGATGAGCTGAATCTGGTTCAGCGCAGCGCCAATTATGGCTATCCCATCGTCTCCGAAGGCGATCACTATGATGGCAAGAAAATACCCAATCATGACACGCGCCCGGAATTTGCTGCACCAAAAATAGCCTGGGTTCCAACCATCGCGCCGTCGGGAATGATCATCTATTCCGGCGATCTCTTTCCGGCATGGAAGGGCAATGCCTTTATCGGGGGCCTCGCAAGTGAGGCGATTATTCGTGTATCCTTTGATGGCGAAACGGCAAAAGAGGCAGAGCGCTATGCTATGGACCAACGCATTCGCGAAGTTGAACAGGGACCCGAAGGCGCTCTATGGGTACTGGAAGATGGTGAAGGGGGCCGGCTGCTAAAACTGACACCAACCAGCCGTTAAGCGGTCGAAGATACCGATGCCAAGTTAAGCTTCGCAAACCATGTTGATCATTAGCTAACGGCAGATGCGATAACCCATGGTGCCGCGCTGTGCCTGATCAAAATGAAAATGGTCGGCATGCGCGGCATTATAGTCTGGCGACAGCACGCTGGAAAACAGATCACAAGATCCATCGCGAATGATGCGGAGAAACCTGCCTTTCGGTCCGTCCTCATCCCAATGCCCGCTCAAAGAAATCACCGTACCATCAGCGAGCGTAAACGCGGCGATATCAATCGCATTGCCCGTTGCATGCTCGCTCCAGGCGTCGCCGCCAGCAATTGTTCGGCAGCTATACGAACCGAGATGACGGATGCTCACCACGCGCTGCCCGAAAATTTCCCTTGCAGCAGGTTGGACCACTTGATCCTGCCAGACTGTCAGTCCTGCTACCACGGGACATGAGGGCGCCACTGTTTGCGGAGCAAAGCTTATCTGCCCGGTTCCCGGTTTCAGTAACCGGACATTGTCGTCCCGAACACATTGATCAGTACCGACAGGCGGCAAGGGTTCGTAAACAACGCCGGCGGCATCCAAAAGCATCCGGCAGCCGGCAAAATCATCTCCCAGCTTGGCCAGTTTTCTGCCGGTAAATATCCCGATAGGGTGATCCAGACGAAGCTCCGTCCAGGGTAAGTCCTGCGGCCGCTGCCGCAGATAGGACAGTGCAATCAGCACGAGAACCGCCAAAATCGAAAGATATATGAGAAATCTGATCGAACCTCTGACCCATCGCAACAGCGTCATTGGTCACCGGTCCTCGGCGCTAAATCTATCGCGAAGCAGCAGTGGTGGTGCCCGAAAGATCACTCAGGAACTGGCGCACCCGCTTGGCATTGGCGCCAAGATCATGGACACCCACCCGAGATACAGAGCGCATATCAATAATGCTGGATGCACCATTTTCCGCTGAACGGGCGCGGATCACTACATCATCCTTGAACCGGAACAGCGATATGGTTGCCGTCGCCTCCAGATTGCCTGACGCCGGATCAACGCTGACGACTTCCCAGCCACGCGCTTCTGCTAGCCGTTTCGCCTTTTCAATCACTTCTGAAACGGGCCGGTCAATTCTCACCGAGCGGATGTCAGGATAAGCGTCCTGGTGAACGGTGGCCCAGCGCTGACGCGGGTTCATTCCGCGCATTGCACTGTCATCAGCACCAGGAATATTATCCCAGTTATCCGCCCGCAATGTCAGAGCAGAAAATTGCGGTGGGTCAGCCAGATCGGTTGTGATGTCGTGGATCGCAGGCAGCGACGCAATCGTTATCGCATAGCTCGCCAGGTAACCAATGAAACCCAGAGAAACGATCGTGCCAAGACCAAGTAACGGCCAGCGGGTTTTGCGATCTTTCCGGCGATCCAATATGATCCCGATGATAGCAATGATCAAAGCGATCAGAGCCACCAGACCGGTCCATGGCAATGCGCCGAGACCCGCTTGCCAGCCCCATAAACCAATGCCAGCCCCAAAAGCCGCGCCAAAAAATACGATGACAGCAGCCAAGGCCAGAACCAATACTGTCCAGCCTTTCAGATCCTTCCGTAAAATGGCCAGTTTTCCGGCCGCTGATCCGCTGGTATCAGCACTAGACTGATCCATTTGTGATTGCTGGTCCTGTTGGTTGTTCACGCGTCTTGCTCCCTTGAATTTCTTTCTTTTAGACATGGTTACGCCATAGTGCAATCAACACTGCAAGCCCTGACCGGTTCCTTTCAATGTGCCGCTCGACAGCACCCTTCAATAGCGTTAAACGCCTGTCCTCTTGAGATGCTCCACAATATTGGATCCGTGATTTGACGACCATCATACCCCTTGCCGAAATTGATCCTGCGCTGGTCGAAGATCTGCTTGACGCCGCGTTCGGCAAGCGCCGCAGCCAGCGCACGGCCTACAAGGTCCGGGAAGGCATGGAGATGCTGGAAGGGTTGAGTGTCGCGGCTGTCAACATGGCCGCCAACGAACTGCTAGGCTCTTTGCAATGCTGGCCAGTTGCGCTCACCGATGACAAAGGAAAAATGCATCCGATGATCATGGTGGGGCCGGTCGCCGTCTATCCCGATTGCCAGGGCGACGGCATTGGACAGGCACTTATGAACGGCCTGCTTAAAGAATTGCAACAGGATGAGAGCCTTCCGCTCGTGATGATCGGTGATCCAGCTTATTATGACCGCTTCTTCAATTTCTCGCCTGAACGCACTGGCGGATGGACCCTGCCTGGTCCATGGGACCCGGAGCGATTGCTGGTGCGTGCTCCAAAAGATGCGCCATTGCCTGAAAAGGGTAAGCTGGGGCCGTGGCAGAAACCCGACCCCGCATGATGGATTGGCGGCCGCGTCATTATCTCACTTAAAGCCAGCACTTTACACGGCCCCTCACCCGCAATAGGCCATAACCATGCCTTATACACCGCCGCCCGAACTCGCCTCCCTCTCGCTTTCCGATATTGCAGAAATGGTCGAAGCCCAGACATTACCACCGGTGGACCAGTGGGCGCCGACGGAAACGGGTGACAGTGAAATGCGCATCGCCGCTGACGGCACCTGGTTTCATCAGGGATCACCGATCACCCGCCCCGCCATGGTGCGCGCTTTTTCCACGCTGCTGCGGCACGAGAAAGACAATAGCTATGCGCTGGTGACACCTTATCAAAAGCTCCATATTCAGGTGGAAGATGCGCCATTTGTTGCAGTCGAGATGGAGAGTGAAGGTGAAGGCCCATCGCGCAAGCTCGCCTTCCGCCTCAATACCGATCACTTGGTCATCGCCGATGACTGGCATAAACTGAGCTTTCCCAAGGCTGACCCAAAATCCAATGGAGATGGCCGCCCTTATCTGCACGTCCGCGGCGGTCTGGAGGCTGTATTAGCACGACCGGTTTACTATGAGCTGGCCGAACAGGCGCTGGCTGATGATCTTGATCCGTTCGGTTTATGGAGTCACGGTGCCTTTTTCCCGATCGATAAACCAGAATGACGGGCATGCCTGATCTCAGGGCACATTTAGCGCGGGCGCTTAAAAGCGGTCATGCCAATAATCTGGATCATGCGCTGTCCGACGAACGTGATTTCGTTAAAGATTTGGACAGCTTGCGAGATGCCGCCGTGCTCATCGCAATCACTGACCGACCGAAACCCGGCGTCATATTGGTCCAGCGACCTGATTATATGCGCAATCATCCGGGACAAGTCGCTTTTCCCGGCGGCAAGATTGATCCCGAGGACAAGGATGCCATTGACGCAGCCCTGCGTGAAGCGAATGAGGAAGTCAGCCTTGACCCCGCGCAGGTCGACATTATCGGGCCAACCGACCGCTATCATTCGGGCAGCGGCTATAATATCCAGCCGATATTAGCTGTTATCCCGCCCGACCTGCCGCTCATACCCTGTCCAGAGGAGGTGGACGACTGGTTTGAAGCACCGCTCGATTTCGTGCTCGATCCGAAAAACCAAGCCGCGCATGTCGGCGAATGGCGCGGCGAGCGGCGCGAATATTACCAGATTAATTGGCAAAAGCGCCGCATCTGGGGAATTACCGCCGGTATATTGGTCAATTTGTCGAAGCGACTGGATTGGACATCATGACATTACCGCCACAAAAAATGCCGCATGCCTCTTGGCATCAGCGACAGTCATTGAAAGATTTGATCACAGTTCTCGATGGCCATAAGGGCGCCACGCGCTTTGTCGGCGGCGCGGTGCGCGACACGGTATTGGGGCTGCCGGTCAAAGATATCGACGCCGCCACAATGTTGAAACCAGACGCTGTTATGGCGCGGCTGAAACAAGCAGGCATCAAGGCAGTTCCAACGGGCATTGAACATGGCACCGTAACGGCTGTCACCGACGATGGCCCGGTGGAAATCACCACGCTGCGCCGCGATGTATCGACGGACGGGAGGCGTGCGACAGTGGCGTTTAGCGATAACTGGAAAGAAGATGCCGCGCGGCGGGATTTTACCATCAACGCGCTATTTGCCGATCCAGAAACGCTGGAAATCTCTGACTATTTTGGCGGGTTGGCCGATCTCGAAAAGCGCCATATCCGCTTCATCGGGTCTGCGGAACAAAGGATCGCCGAGGATCATCTGCGGATCATGCGTTATTTCCGTTTTCTCGCGCGGTTCGGACAACATGCTATCGACCAGGCGACATTTGATGCCTGCCGCAACGCTTCGCGCGAGCTTTCCAAATTGTCGCGCGAACGGGTGGCGGACGAGTTGATGAAACTGCTCGGTGCCGCTGATCCGGTCTATGCCGTACAGGAGATGATACAGGCGGATGTCTTTGCCAATATTGTGTCTGAAATTGATGCCAATGCGGGAGAGATATTGGCTATGTTGATCTTGCGCGAAGAAGCACATAATATCCCGCCCGATCCGATAAGGCGCTTGGTTGGCCTGCTTCCCAAAGATGCAAACAAGGCGATAGAGATTGTCACCAGCCTCAGATTTTCAAAGAAAATGCGCCGGGCTGTGGCCAACCGGTTGACGGCTTCGAAACCCCATGTTCCAAATATTCCCGCGATCGCCTATCAATATGGCAAGGATGCTGCACAGGATATCGCGTTGCTCTTTGCCGCAGATGACCAACTCGGCACCGGCCTCGCCAAACTAGATGACTGGGTCAAACCGGTCTTTCCTATAACGGGCGGCGACTTGATAGCCATAGGCCTTGAACCCGGGCCGATTGTGGCAAAGAGCCTGGAGGCCGTTGAAGCCGCTTGGATTGCCGAGGGTTTTCCCGGCGAAAATCGCGTACGCACGCTTGCGCGCCAGATCATAGAAAACGCTTAGCCCCCCAATACGATCGCAAAAGGACAAATATATGGAAAT
Encoded proteins:
- a CDS encoding DUF1499 domain-containing protein encodes the protein MNNQQDQQSQMDQSSADTSGSAAGKLAILRKDLKGWTVLVLALAAVIVFFGAAFGAGIGLWGWQAGLGALPWTGLVALIALIIAIIGIILDRRKDRKTRWPLLGLGTIVSLGFIGYLASYAITIASLPAIHDITTDLADPPQFSALTLRADNWDNIPGADDSAMRGMNPRQRWATVHQDAYPDIRSVRIDRPVSEVIEKAKRLAEARGWEVVSVDPASGNLEATATISLFRFKDDVVIRARSAENGASSIIDMRSVSRVGVHDLGANAKRVRQFLSDLSGTTTAASR
- a CDS encoding PQQ-dependent sugar dehydrogenase, with amino-acid sequence MRNLTLATGLSIILIACSNGDDAQATKSGSEEAQASSDISPVDRKPFEKAEVASFDEPWAMTFLPDGRMLVTEKKGKLLLVDQKGAKTEIGNVPEVDYGGQGGFGDVILAPDFETSGLIYLSWVESGDDDTRGAVVAHAKLDLQGTQPDLKELKTIWTQNPKVTGRGHYSHRMIFSPDGKYLFIGSGERQKFDPSQDMTGNLGKIVRLFPDGSVPQDNPFVGQDDALPEIWSLGHRNILGMAFDAEGRLWNQEMGPKDGDELNLVQRSANYGYPIVSEGDHYDGKKIPNHDTRPEFAAPKIAWVPTIAPSGMIIYSGDLFPAWKGNAFIGGLASEAIIRVSFDGETAKEAERYAMDQRIREVEQGPEGALWVLEDGEGGRLLKLTPTSR
- a CDS encoding CoA pyrophosphatase, coding for MPDLRAHLARALKSGHANNLDHALSDERDFVKDLDSLRDAAVLIAITDRPKPGVILVQRPDYMRNHPGQVAFPGGKIDPEDKDAIDAALREANEEVSLDPAQVDIIGPTDRYHSGSGYNIQPILAVIPPDLPLIPCPEEVDDWFEAPLDFVLDPKNQAAHVGEWRGERREYYQINWQKRRIWGITAGILVNLSKRLDWTS
- a CDS encoding extensin-like domain-containing protein translates to MRWVRGSIRFLIYLSILAVLVLIALSYLRQRPQDLPWTELRLDHPIGIFTGRKLAKLGDDFAGCRMLLDAAGVVYEPLPPVGTDQCVRDDNVRLLKPGTGQISFAPQTVAPSCPVVAGLTVWQDQVVQPAAREIFGQRVVSIRHLGSYSCRTIAGGDAWSEHATGNAIDIAAFTLADGTVISLSGHWDEDGPKGRFLRIIRDGSCDLFSSVLSPDYNAAHADHFHFDQAQRGTMGYRICR
- a CDS encoding DUF1285 domain-containing protein; the encoded protein is MPYTPPPELASLSLSDIAEMVEAQTLPPVDQWAPTETGDSEMRIAADGTWFHQGSPITRPAMVRAFSTLLRHEKDNSYALVTPYQKLHIQVEDAPFVAVEMESEGEGPSRKLAFRLNTDHLVIADDWHKLSFPKADPKSNGDGRPYLHVRGGLEAVLARPVYYELAEQALADDLDPFGLWSHGAFFPIDKPE
- a CDS encoding CCA tRNA nucleotidyltransferase — its product is MTLPPQKMPHASWHQRQSLKDLITVLDGHKGATRFVGGAVRDTVLGLPVKDIDAATMLKPDAVMARLKQAGIKAVPTGIEHGTVTAVTDDGPVEITTLRRDVSTDGRRATVAFSDNWKEDAARRDFTINALFADPETLEISDYFGGLADLEKRHIRFIGSAEQRIAEDHLRIMRYFRFLARFGQHAIDQATFDACRNASRELSKLSRERVADELMKLLGAADPVYAVQEMIQADVFANIVSEIDANAGEILAMLILREEAHNIPPDPIRRLVGLLPKDANKAIEIVTSLRFSKKMRRAVANRLTASKPHVPNIPAIAYQYGKDAAQDIALLFAADDQLGTGLAKLDDWVKPVFPITGGDLIAIGLEPGPIVAKSLEAVEAAWIAEGFPGENRVRTLARQIIENA
- a CDS encoding GNAT family N-acetyltransferase; amino-acid sequence: MTTIIPLAEIDPALVEDLLDAAFGKRRSQRTAYKVREGMEMLEGLSVAAVNMAANELLGSLQCWPVALTDDKGKMHPMIMVGPVAVYPDCQGDGIGQALMNGLLKELQQDESLPLVMIGDPAYYDRFFNFSPERTGGWTLPGPWDPERLLVRAPKDAPLPEKGKLGPWQKPDPA